In bacterium, the sequence CATCGCCTATCATGATACTCTGGTGGACTTTGCGAGTCAGTACCAGCATATGTCATGGCCCTCCTTGGCAGGCATTTTGAACAACGTAATGGTTCAAACTGATATCTTACTTAAATTGGATGCAAGTATTAATTTGTAGAGAACACTAATGAGCAGCCGCTTTGACAGAACTCATCTGCATCTCTTCTAGAACGGAATGCCGAGTGTGATATTCGTCACTATCGACTACTATCTGTCGCCCCATTTGGTCCTCAAGATTGACCACAACCGGCCCTGCTAGATTGACGGTCATTGCTTGCGGATTCCCTGGTGGGATAGTTACAATAGTATATACGATCTTAGGGGTCTCTTCCGTTAAGTTCAGCACTTCGGCATCTGTATCCGATACCGTAAGAGCATAATCGGGTTTGAATTCCCATGGATCGATAACTAGGAATGCAATGGCGGGGTCGTCGACGGACTGTAGCCAGCGATAAGGGCTTCCCTCTTTGTGTTGAATTACAACAAAGCGGTGTAGATGTGGAAAACCGTAAAGGCCTTCCGTCATCGTCATTACAGCAGTGTCTTCGACGTCAACGTTTCCGAATCTCGCAGTTTCAAATGTCATTATACAATTAACCTCCGCGGATGAAATCCATCAAGCTCATTCCGAAAGTATTAGAAGCGACCGTCAGGGATGCCTGATAGGAATTCTGAGCAGCGCTTAAATCGGAAATCGCCTGGACGATATCCACATCTTCTATGTTCGACGCAAACTTTGTTAAATCATCGTTGCGTCTGCTGGTTTGGTTCTCTAAAGCATCCAATTCTTTAAGC encodes:
- the fliW gene encoding flagellar assembly protein FliW is translated as MTFETARFGNVDVEDTAVMTMTEGLYGFPHLHRFVVIQHKEGSPYRWLQSVDDPAIAFLVIDPWEFKPDYALTVSDTDAEVLNLTEETPKIVYTIVTIPPGNPQAMTVNLAGPVVVNLEDQMGRQIVVDSDEYHTRHSVLEEMQMSSVKAAAH